The genomic window TTTAGCATTGTTAATTGTGCAATTAACAATACATATCCATATTTCTTAGTACCTTTATTTgtcatttatacaaaatattagctgaaaacatatttatcgtacattattattcttaaataactttttgtctaCGTACCTATAGTTCATACTGAATTCATACTTTACTCTATTATAAAAAtcgtttcataaaaaaaaactgtttgaatgacaatatcttcataaaaatattttctaaaagccTATGATAAATATGTTTCTAGTTTTATGTCGCCAGTTATAAatgtaatcatttttattacaggtaataaatacatttatttcaaaactcctttccaaatatattaataataccaTTGAATAAGTATGTGcctgattaattatattattataattatttgttgttgtcaatttaaatatttctgcgTATTTTATCTTATGTGtacgtatttattatatacaattgatttatttttaattaattttcaattacctAGATGAATTTTTACAATtggattaaaatattattattctatgtcTCTTTATGTCCTATTTAGCATTGAACGagaactttcatatttttattttattaatttatcatgtAGGTACGTGTAGTATCATATCATTTTATCGTAATACATAATTAGTATTACTTTGAAAcaataaatgtctttaaaataaaaagacagCATGTGCTTAAAGTAATTTTTGCTCAAACTGTACCTTCAGAGTCAATAATGGCTGATGTAAAATACAATCAATAAAAGTAGTAATCaacaaaatatgtaacaataattcaatttcgTCATGACTATGTACCAAACGTACTTTTTAAACGTAAATTGAcatgttgaaaatatttgctttcGATGTGTGAAATGCTAAGTCCTGGAAGGGCTATTGTAAAAATGCCTTAGTTTGTGTGACTGTCTTGAGTGGCGCATTCTTAAACACGAATGTATAATTAGTATGTAATAAAGTACACTCTCCCTGTGGTttgctattaaaaaaatgttttgttctagtaattttattatccTACCAAAGTTTGTAGGAttactaaattttattgtattattttaagtatgaAAAACCACAGCGAAAGTACTTCAACATTCTATTATTTTCCTATTAAGGCAGTCATTGCCCCTAGTAGtgtgtcatatttattttaatttttatatcttaGTTTTTAACTAGATAATTGGAAGAAAATAGACATGCTATGAcaatgcatttaattttttctttcttaGCAAGGACTTAAGAGCGTAATAATTAATCGGTTGCATAATGGTATGTTGGCTTTTggaatggaaataaaaaatgaatttttatattgtgttttcttttatttcaccCGAAatcaaaccaataaaaaaatatttaaataaaaaaataattcaagtcATAACGACCTTTCTCAATTATGAAAGCTTTCCTAGAGGCGTAAGAAAACGCACCTAGCATCAcgtacaattttttatacaatacctAGACTCGTAGTTGCAGTACcactattaataattaatgaattcGATAATGATACTAGCGCAAGTTAAACATTGTACGAACGCTTACAAGGATACTTCCGCAAATGTAGATTGGCacgatatacctacctacctacctacctacctacctacctactgtaATGTATGTTGCATgacattttctaattttttattCCTCACTTGTGCAAAATACTTTTTGATGTACGATATACCTACTTCGATAACCTTGCGGCGTTACCATcgacaaaagttttaaattggTATCTTCGTCCATACAAATTGATCTATTATTGACCGCCTACGGGCGGCCATAGTTTCTAGTTCTGCGTCTTTGTCcgcttaaaatttaaaagatatccgaaataaaaaacttatgtaTAACGTTTTGTTTTTAGCCTTCTTTGCTTGTCAATAGATATTGCGTAATTTTTTATGATGTaaatttgtcatattttcaatttaaattttatccaaGTACCACTGTTAAGGAATTCCATTATTgagataaaaaatctttatttgtaataaatatataatatttaattttttaacgtGCAACACCtcgcagaaaaaaaaaactggtgCTACCAGCAACTGCACAAGGAAccgaaaaaaactttttttctaCTTTTGCAACAATATACCGCATCCGGTTAGAGATATGATCGGATTGGTAATCTACTCATAATATCTAACTCGACTATGGGAAATCTctaatatctaaataattttaaatattgttcaattaattataaactttgcACGAAATATTTTCTTCCTTATGATCatctacaatatattttacattaattaaataaaatgtgtttagttGGGTTTAATCAAAAGAGCAGACAaacagaaatacaaaatatatgaacACATCAATCACTTGCTCGACTGATATTTCTATTTCATTCGATTGTCCTTACCGTTTAAATGATTCAAACGGCTCATAAAACCTGCGTGATCTgcaattaactattttttattaaatctgtaCTTTGCTATTATTTTCGGACAAATccatattaaaacaatataattggTAGTACtagttatattaatttcaacTAATCATAATTTATGTCAACCTTAACATAGTCGACTCGACGCGTACTACTCGAATAAAACCGAGCCGAGTCCGACTCTAGCAACTTCCGCTCTTACAGAAATCGTGCACGTGTCGACGCACTGGAAATCTCcgcaattaattatatttgcaaaCAGTTTTAAACTGTTACAGGCTTGTCAAAAGCCTATTTTCTTCCGTAAACAGCTTATAAAAAGCCGTCAAAATTAGTAAGGTAAATATAACACTTGAAATCCTCATAATTATATTCGCCTCGCAGGAAAGCAAGCAGCCATCAGCCATATTGTTCGATATCAAGAGGACGCGGGAGAATCTTGGAATGAGTATGTTGGTTTGTGCAATTGCAGGAAGCTGATGTTCTTTCTAATtacgaaaattatattatgctttATAAATCATGGGTTCAATATAATTACTTACCATTATCGGCGATTTCGCGCGTGCCGACGTAAGTAcctatgtttgtatttttgtgatAACGTGCtcccgaataatcaatattataacgAATCTTGCGTATCGATGCATCAATAGAAGGGTAACTATAGTGATTTCATGCCAGTATTACTATGTTTAATCAATAATTTCACACAAATTGAGCTTTTAAGTAACTCCACGCGGGGGCGAAAATATGCCGCCACGCATTTAGCCAAGTAATTATGTTCTAGAAATCTGGTCTGTTATTCCGAAACCGGTCTATTTGTAATACATGATACAAATTTACTTCTAAGTATACGTTCTAACGTGTTTGTGTATATTGTTATCACAGAAAATGGTTGGGTCTCGGGTGTACGTCGGCGGCTTGCCGTTCGGCGTACGAGATCGAGACCTGGAAAAATTCTTCAAAGGCTTCGGTCGAATCAGAGATATACTTATCAAAAATGGATATGGGTTTGTGGTgagtataacaataaattataaaatcctGTTAAAGTTGGGAGTTTAATCTCCCAAGGTCAATGAATTAAAGATAATAAAGTACTCtagaaaaagataaatatattatagtactCTACTCTCTTATCATCTTTTTAAAAGAGCCATTGCGTCCCCAACAtaataccaaatattttatgttatatgtgttataatattattattttcttttcgacAGGAATTTGAGGATTTCAGAGATGCAGACGATGCTGTGTATGAGTTAAATGGGAAAGAATTACTAGGAGAAAGGTAAGGTGTATACTTGTAGTctgaaatacaataatattattgtatggttgaacaattttgtataaatgtatgtatattttgttaaatactgcCAAATCCCCTAGTGTatacaaatgtaaaatcaaAGCTATCTAGATTAGTGatgtttataatttcatttcaatttaatattttttttttatcagccGGCTCCACATCACTGTGAATGTATGGAGATCTGATTTTATAAggaatgaaatgaaatttatGTAAAAGAGATGTGTATGGAATGTATGGTACTGAATGTGTTCTTTCTTAACTTTTTTTGTGCTCACAAATGTTTCAATCGCATTTGATGCCTTGTTCTCATAAACCAACTACTGTACTGGGTATTGGATGAATGTTGGACTAAATGGACAGCTTTATTGCTCCATTACTATGTCTGCTTACCAATTGGTGTGGAAAACCAATTAtcacaaaatttatttagatatatattTCTCAACAGTATGTATATTGCTTTCTAGGCATACCTGGGAATGTTGCCAAACATATGAACCTGGTCAATTTCTGTTTTCAGGTCTTATAAACATTATGAAAtcacatttatttgtaacactTATTTGCATAACAAAACATTGGCCTACCAGTTTCAAAATTCTCTCATTATTAAccttgggttcaattcccaatGAACATTAAGTCAGGCAAGCCTTTTTGCCAATTGGTAAGCCTTTAAGCCTCCATACGCATTATGTGTTAAGCATAGTGCGTATGGGGGCTGATTAAGAGAGTGGCGTGGAAGTGACGCGAGGATGGGGTGGGCAGTGCTAACAGTACCGACGGGTGTGCTACAGGGTGGTGGTGGAGCCGGCCAGGGGCATCGACCGCAGCGCCGACCGTTACCGCCGCGACCGCTACTACGAGCGCGACCGCGGCCGGTCGCGATACGAGTGAGTGTCGCTATGTTGTAGGGTGTCGGTGGAGCGCGCGCGCGGCATGCCGCGGGGCTCGGACCGCTGGCGCTGCAGGGatctgccgccgccgccgccgcggaGACCGCCGCCAAGACGCGAACCGTCTGTATTTAACTAACACGGGCATGATATGCAACAACATACCCCCTTTTCTGCCAGGGACCGATTTGGCCAGtctttcaaataaatcaaatgatTTGTTTGTGCTTGCTGCAGGGTTTAGAGCTGACAATGCTGCTTATTATCAAGATTACTATGAAATGTTTCGTTAATGAATTTCGATTGATGTTACAATCATTCAAAATTACTAAGCTGCTCaagctttgaaaataataatatcttgatAATTTGGAACTTCTGCCTCTTTCTTATGGCATAAAGCTATATTTTTAGCCAGTTCTCGAAATGGATCAAGGAATTTGATTTGTTTGCGCTTGCT from Anticarsia gemmatalis isolate Benzon Research Colony breed Stoneville strain chromosome 21, ilAntGemm2 primary, whole genome shotgun sequence includes these protein-coding regions:
- the B52 gene encoding serine and arginine rich splicing factor B52 isoform X5 — encoded protein: MVGSRVYVGGLPFGVRDRDLEKFFKGFGRIRDILIKNGYGFVEFEDFRDADDAVYELNGKELLGERVVVEPARGIDRSADRYRRDRYYERDRGRSRYDDYSYRYGPPTRTEHRLIIENLSSRISWQKVA